The Candidatus Marinimicrobia bacterium CG08_land_8_20_14_0_20_45_22 DNA segment GCGGTGAGCGGTTTTTATCTATAGAAGTCTCGAGTCTGATCCAACTGTCGCTAATCTTGATCTTCCCTTCTTTGAATAAACCGCCGATTGCTTTCTTAAACTGCTTTTTACTGACGCCAAATTTCGCATAAATTTCTTCCGGCATCGTGTTGTCTGAAAACGGCAAAAATCCGTCGCTCTGATTAAGCAGAACCATGATCTTTTCTTCAACGTCGCTTAGATATTTATAACTCGCCGGTTGAAGGCTCACGTCGATTTTCCCATCCGGACGGATGGTTTTAATATAAGCACGTTTCCGATCGCCGATTTGCACTCGCTCATATAATTCGTTATTGTATAGAAGCCCTTCGTACCTTGCGTTGATGACTACTTTATAGCCGAGATCGGTCTTTTTAAAGAGGATAATGTCAACCTCTTCGCCTTCCTTTAATCTGGAAGAATCCGCATCCAGGAATTTGCGGAAATTGCCCGATGCTACCAGACGGTTCG contains these protein-coding regions:
- a CDS encoding GntR family transcriptional regulator, whose amino-acid sequence is MVNIGKMNEVVASRVSDFGVYLKNGEDEILLPKKYVPENLKIGDKLSVFIYPDSKERLVASLTPPAAVVGGFAFLKVKAVTNFGAFIEWHPERDLLVPFREQSPEMKLGESYVVRIFLDEKTNRLVASGNFRKFLDADSSRLKEGEEVDIILFKKTDLGYKVVINARYEGLLYNNELYERVQIGDRKRAYIKTIRPDGKIDVSLQPASYKYLSDVEEKIMVLLNQSDGFLPFSDNTMPEEIYAKFGVSKKQFKKAIGGLFKEGKIKISDSWIRLETSIDKNRSPRLQKPKKRKKL